One part of the Bacteroidia bacterium genome encodes these proteins:
- a CDS encoding DinB family protein has product MLNSKEAIIQGAKAGLIQVEEWIYAQDDEKFNMGPKGKWTTAQHLDHLIIVNKQLKKGLGIPKVFLRYKFGKPNRPARAYDTIVSKYKEKLAALPADFTNPSTELSNLAANKQEYLQSYKKSSETFLKKLSKWKDKDLDRYLLPHPLMGRMLVREFMLWSVYHTQHHLKNLKENY; this is encoded by the coding sequence ATGTTGAACTCAAAGGAAGCAATTATACAGGGAGCGAAGGCCGGTTTGATTCAGGTGGAGGAGTGGATATATGCCCAGGATGATGAAAAGTTTAATATGGGACCCAAAGGCAAGTGGACCACTGCCCAACATCTCGATCATTTGATCATTGTAAATAAGCAGCTGAAAAAAGGATTGGGGATTCCTAAAGTATTTCTCCGATACAAATTTGGTAAGCCAAATAGACCAGCAAGGGCTTATGATACGATTGTAAGTAAGTATAAGGAAAAACTCGCCGCACTGCCAGCAGACTTTACAAATCCGAGCACTGAACTCAGCAATCTGGCCGCAAATAAACAGGAATACTTGCAATCTTATAAGAAATCATCTGAAACTTTCCTGAAAAAACTGTCGAAGTGGAAAGACAAAGATTTGGATCGCTACCTCTTGCCCCATCCTTTAATGGGTAGAATGTTGGTTCGTGAATTTATGCTTTGGTCTGTATACCATACCCAGCATCATCTTAAGAATCTGAAAGAGAATTATTGA
- a CDS encoding substrate-binding domain-containing protein: MESRSVFKVGGVPEHFNLPWHLAGEDGDFEQAGVSVEYKDYPGGTGAMSRALASGELDLAIVLTEGIISAIHQGNPSRIIKSYIDSPLIWGIHVAANGKLQEEEDMEGKRFAISRFGSGSHLMAIVDAMQRGWDYEHLLFEKVGNLEGAIEALPDNKADVFLWERFSTQPFVDDGIFRRIGEIPTPWPSFMIAVREEVYEKRSKDLQKLLDVINRKCKELMRDPDAVKTIASRYDLEPEQVAIWFDLTKWSTDLSIPTQSLLKTQEALLNAGIIEKKMKLNKLCFVG; this comes from the coding sequence ATGGAAAGCAGATCGGTTTTTAAGGTTGGAGGAGTTCCTGAGCATTTTAATCTTCCCTGGCATTTGGCAGGAGAAGACGGGGACTTTGAACAGGCAGGAGTATCCGTAGAATACAAGGACTACCCGGGAGGCACCGGAGCGATGTCGAGGGCCCTGGCATCCGGAGAGCTTGATCTGGCCATAGTGCTTACAGAAGGAATAATTTCTGCCATCCATCAGGGAAATCCATCTCGCATCATCAAAAGTTATATAGACTCTCCCTTGATCTGGGGCATTCATGTAGCAGCCAATGGAAAGCTTCAGGAAGAAGAGGATATGGAAGGCAAACGCTTTGCTATCAGTCGCTTTGGATCGGGTTCTCACCTTATGGCAATCGTTGATGCCATGCAAAGAGGATGGGATTATGAGCATCTACTTTTCGAAAAAGTAGGTAACCTTGAGGGTGCGATAGAAGCCCTCCCCGACAATAAAGCTGATGTTTTCCTATGGGAAAGATTTTCTACCCAGCCCTTTGTGGATGATGGAATCTTTCGCAGGATAGGGGAAATCCCCACTCCCTGGCCGTCATTTATGATCGCTGTACGAGAAGAAGTTTATGAAAAACGGTCGAAAGACTTGCAAAAATTGCTGGATGTCATCAATCGAAAATGTAAAGAATTGATGAGAGATCCTGATGCCGTAAAAACTATTGCAAGTCGCTATGATCTCGAGCCAGAACAGGTAGCTATCTGGTTTGACTTGACCAAATGGAGTACAGATCTTTCCATCCCGACTCAGTCTTTATTAAAGACCCAGGAAGCTTTGCTCAATGCGGGCATCATTGAGAAAAAAATGAAGCTCAACAAGCTCTGTTTTGTTGGATAG
- a CDS encoding aldose epimerase family protein, whose translation MKKLLLPIIMVFLTISACQEEKKEQKADSSSALDKISLPAKADFQAEMDGKKVELYHLRSAGIRAAITNYGGRLVSLWVEDSTAKPVDIVLGFNTLTEYSDGSNEKYHGATIGRYANRIAKGKFSLNGEDYTLAVNNDPNHLHGGDKGFESVVWDAVQENDSTLKLSYLSKDGEEGYPGNLEVVQYYKMSGNQMEISFEAKTDKATPVNLCNHAFFNLNGEGSGTVHKHWITIAADNFTPVDESLIPTGEIKAVDESVFDFREPARIHDRIEALDEQLLTGNGYDHNFVLAMEPKASPEFMARVKGDRSGIIMEMHSTEPGVQFYGGNFMNGSNIGKTGNAYHYRTAFCLEPQHFPDSPNKDNFPSSILQPEDIYQTKTLYSFSKAK comes from the coding sequence ATGAAAAAATTACTACTACCTATAATTATGGTTTTTTTGACCATAAGTGCTTGCCAGGAAGAAAAAAAGGAGCAAAAAGCAGATTCTTCTTCTGCTCTCGATAAAATAAGCTTACCGGCAAAGGCTGATTTTCAGGCAGAAATGGATGGGAAAAAGGTCGAACTCTATCATCTACGCTCAGCTGGAATACGAGCTGCTATCACCAATTACGGAGGAAGGCTCGTCAGCCTTTGGGTAGAAGATTCTACGGCTAAGCCTGTTGATATTGTATTGGGATTTAATACACTGACGGAGTACAGCGATGGTAGCAATGAGAAATATCATGGAGCTACGATCGGAAGATATGCCAATAGAATCGCCAAAGGGAAATTTAGCCTGAATGGAGAAGACTATACCCTGGCTGTCAATAATGATCCTAACCATTTGCATGGGGGAGATAAGGGATTTGAATCTGTGGTTTGGGATGCTGTGCAGGAAAATGATTCAACCCTAAAACTGAGTTATTTATCCAAAGATGGAGAAGAGGGTTATCCGGGAAATTTGGAGGTAGTCCAATATTATAAGATGAGCGGGAATCAAATGGAAATCAGCTTCGAAGCGAAAACTGACAAAGCTACTCCCGTAAATCTCTGCAATCACGCTTTCTTTAACCTAAATGGAGAGGGGAGTGGTACTGTTCACAAACATTGGATTACGATAGCGGCAGATAATTTTACGCCCGTTGATGAGAGCCTGATTCCGACGGGCGAAATAAAAGCGGTGGACGAAAGCGTATTTGATTTTCGTGAGCCTGCTCGTATTCATGACAGGATTGAAGCACTGGATGAGCAATTGCTGACCGGAAATGGATACGACCACAACTTCGTGCTGGCCATGGAACCCAAAGCATCTCCGGAATTTATGGCAAGAGTAAAAGGAGATCGAAGTGGAATCATTATGGAAATGCATTCTACCGAGCCAGGGGTACAGTTTTATGGCGGAAACTTTATGAATGGATCAAATATCGGGAAAACAGGCAATGCCTATCATTATCGAACGGCCTTCTGCCTCGAACCCCAGCATTTCCCGGATTCACCCAATAAAGACAATTTCCCCAGCAGTATTCTTCAGCCTGAGGATATCTATCAAACCAAGACCCTCTACTCCTTTTCGAAGGCTAAATAA
- the fabF gene encoding beta-ketoacyl-ACP synthase II, translated as MKELKRVVITGLGALTPIGNTLEEYWKGLEEGKSGAGPISLFDATHHKTQFACEVKGFDAQEIFGRKEARKMDRFAQMAMSCVEECIGDTGIDLESVDKNRIGVIWASGIGGLGSLEAEVINFSENNQVPRFNPFFIPKMIADIAAGHISIKYGFRGPNFATVSACASSTNAIADAFNYLRLGKANMILTGGSEASITHSGVGGFNAMKALSQNNENASGASRPFDANRDGFVLGEGAGALMLEELEHAKARGAKIYGEVVGSGLAADAHHITATHPEGLGAMLAMQNALEDAGLNKEDIDYLNVHATSTPVGDISEAKAIEEFFGEHVDNLHISATKSMTGHLLGAAGAIESIAALLAINKGIIPPTINLEDRDERISKRLNLTPNKSIKAEVNIAMSNTFGFGGHNAIAIFKKYAE; from the coding sequence ATGAAAGAACTAAAACGTGTTGTTATCACTGGATTGGGAGCCCTTACCCCCATTGGAAATACCCTCGAAGAGTACTGGAAAGGTCTGGAAGAGGGAAAAAGTGGAGCAGGTCCCATTTCTTTATTCGATGCTACTCATCATAAAACGCAGTTTGCCTGTGAAGTAAAAGGTTTTGATGCTCAGGAGATCTTCGGCAGAAAAGAAGCCCGTAAGATGGACCGCTTTGCACAAATGGCAATGTCTTGTGTAGAAGAATGTATTGGAGATACGGGTATTGATTTAGAATCTGTAGATAAAAATCGCATTGGAGTTATCTGGGCATCCGGTATAGGGGGCCTTGGTAGCCTTGAGGCCGAGGTGATTAATTTCTCCGAAAATAATCAGGTTCCCAGATTCAATCCCTTTTTCATTCCCAAAATGATTGCAGATATCGCTGCAGGGCACATCTCTATAAAATATGGTTTCAGAGGTCCTAACTTTGCAACCGTATCTGCCTGTGCTTCTTCAACCAATGCAATCGCTGATGCTTTCAACTACCTCAGACTGGGTAAAGCCAATATGATCCTGACCGGTGGCTCTGAAGCAAGTATCACGCATTCAGGTGTTGGAGGATTCAATGCCATGAAAGCCTTATCTCAAAATAATGAGAATGCAAGTGGGGCTTCTAGGCCTTTTGATGCAAATCGTGATGGATTTGTATTAGGAGAAGGAGCAGGAGCTTTGATGTTGGAAGAATTGGAGCATGCAAAAGCAAGAGGCGCCAAAATCTATGGAGAAGTGGTAGGATCTGGTCTGGCTGCTGATGCTCACCATATCACAGCTACTCATCCTGAAGGATTGGGAGCTATGCTGGCGATGCAAAATGCGCTGGAAGATGCCGGTTTAAATAAAGAAGACATTGACTACCTCAATGTTCATGCGACATCCACTCCGGTAGGAGATATAAGTGAAGCCAAAGCTATTGAGGAGTTTTTCGGAGAGCATGTGGACAATCTCCATATCAGTGCTACTAAATCCATGACCGGACACCTCCTGGGTGCTGCTGGAGCCATTGAATCTATCGCAGCTTTACTTGCGATTAACAAAGGAATTATTCCTCCAACCATCAATCTCGAAGACAGGGATGAGAGAATCAGTAAAAGGCTGAATCTTACCCCAAATAAGAGTATCAAAGCCGAAGTAAATATTGCCATGTCAAATACTTTTGGCTTTGGAGGACATAATGCAATTGCTATTTTCAAGAAATACGCAGAATAA
- the ligA gene encoding NAD-dependent DNA ligase LigA: protein MSPEERIKALSKELALHNYNYYVLDKPSISDYEFDMKLKELEELEEKFPQFQQADSPTLRVGGEITKNFESFQHIRPMLSLNNSYSQEEIGDFDEQVDKLAGGKAYTYLLEHKFDGVSLSLHYENGLLVRGVTRGDGVSGDDITANVKTIRSIPLRLRGDDFPPQLEVRGEVIMPLDAFQRLNEKRAAEGLELRANPRNTTSGTLKNQDSAIVAERGLVFFAFYLAGDGFNFQTEGENMDWLIKHGFKVSGTHRVVPDKSELFNYLDEWEAKRKALNYEIDGIVIKVNELQLREEIGFTSKAPRWAIAYKYKAEETRTTLESVSFQVGRTGKITPVANLTPVLLAGTTVKRASIHNADEIERLDLHEGDTVTIEKGGEIIPKITSVVMDERAKEAEAIHFLHNCPACDTPLVRTEGDANHYCPNEISCPPQVKGRIIHFASRKAMDIDGLGTEIVNQLVDEGLIRTYADLYKLTYGALIKLERFADLSVQNLLQGIENSKEIPFERVLFGLGIRFVGATVAKKLARHFESIDALSEADEESLVNVPDIGTRIAESVHEFFRNSDNQELVDSLKQSGLQLEVAEKSTRLDILNGKSFVISGVFSNMSRDELKQLIEDCGGDVKSSVSSKTTFLLAGDNAGPSKLTKAEKLNVSIISEAEFMQMINGVA, encoded by the coding sequence ATGAGCCCCGAGGAAAGGATAAAGGCCCTGAGTAAAGAACTTGCCCTCCATAATTACAATTACTACGTTCTCGACAAACCGAGTATCTCCGACTATGAGTTTGACATGAAACTCAAGGAGTTGGAAGAGCTGGAGGAGAAATTTCCTCAATTTCAACAAGCAGACTCTCCTACTTTACGTGTAGGAGGAGAAATCACCAAAAATTTTGAGAGTTTTCAGCATATCCGTCCTATGTTGAGCTTAAATAATAGCTATTCGCAGGAGGAAATCGGAGACTTCGATGAACAGGTAGATAAATTGGCAGGAGGAAAAGCTTATACCTATTTACTCGAACATAAATTTGATGGTGTTTCCCTCAGTCTTCATTATGAAAATGGACTGCTTGTGCGAGGGGTAACCCGGGGAGATGGGGTAAGTGGAGATGATATTACTGCCAATGTAAAAACCATTCGATCTATTCCTTTGAGGCTCAGAGGAGATGATTTCCCTCCACAATTGGAAGTTAGAGGTGAAGTAATAATGCCCCTGGATGCTTTTCAGCGACTCAATGAAAAGAGAGCTGCCGAAGGCCTGGAATTACGGGCAAATCCCAGAAATACTACTTCCGGGACCTTAAAGAATCAGGACTCAGCTATAGTAGCGGAACGAGGATTGGTATTTTTTGCTTTTTATCTGGCCGGTGATGGTTTCAACTTCCAAACCGAGGGAGAAAACATGGATTGGCTCATAAAACATGGATTTAAAGTAAGTGGAACCCATCGGGTTGTACCCGATAAAAGCGAATTATTCAATTATCTCGATGAATGGGAAGCGAAACGTAAGGCCCTGAATTATGAAATCGACGGGATTGTAATCAAAGTAAATGAGTTGCAATTGCGGGAAGAGATAGGATTTACCTCTAAAGCTCCCCGTTGGGCCATTGCCTATAAATACAAAGCAGAAGAAACTCGCACCACATTGGAATCGGTATCTTTCCAGGTCGGCAGAACAGGAAAAATCACACCGGTAGCTAATCTGACGCCTGTATTATTGGCGGGAACCACTGTAAAAAGGGCATCAATCCACAATGCAGACGAAATAGAACGACTGGATTTGCATGAAGGAGATACGGTTACGATCGAAAAAGGTGGTGAAATCATACCCAAAATCACTTCGGTTGTGATGGATGAGCGGGCAAAAGAGGCAGAAGCTATACATTTCTTACATAATTGTCCGGCTTGTGATACGCCTTTGGTCAGAACCGAAGGGGATGCAAACCATTATTGTCCCAATGAAATATCCTGCCCTCCGCAGGTAAAAGGCCGAATCATCCACTTTGCTTCAAGAAAGGCAATGGACATCGACGGATTAGGAACGGAAATTGTAAACCAATTGGTAGATGAAGGCTTGATTCGGACCTATGCCGATCTTTACAAATTGACCTATGGAGCTTTGATAAAGCTGGAGAGATTCGCAGATTTATCTGTACAAAATTTACTTCAGGGAATAGAAAACAGCAAAGAGATCCCATTTGAGCGGGTTTTGTTCGGTTTAGGGATCAGATTTGTAGGAGCGACAGTAGCGAAGAAACTGGCCAGACACTTTGAAAGCATTGATGCACTATCAGAAGCTGATGAAGAAAGCCTGGTAAATGTTCCGGATATTGGAACCAGAATTGCTGAGTCTGTTCATGAATTTTTCAGAAATTCGGACAATCAGGAGCTGGTTGATAGCCTCAAACAGTCAGGATTACAGCTTGAAGTAGCAGAAAAAAGCACCCGTCTGGATATACTTAATGGAAAAAGTTTCGTAATTTCAGGGGTGTTTTCTAACATGAGCCGAGATGAATTGAAACAATTGATCGAGGACTGCGGCGGAGACGTAAAAAGCTCGGTGTCAAGCAAAACCACATTTTTGTTGGCTGGAGACAACGCAGGACCCTCAAAATTGACAAAAGCAGAAAAGCTCAACGTGTCAATCATTTCAGAAGCTGAATTTATGCAAATGATTAATGGAGTGGCTTAA
- a CDS encoding ATP-binding cassette domain-containing protein, whose translation MGIEIRDIKKAFGEKQVLKGVSFEFEQGKVNMIIGASGSGKSVMLKSIVGLHKPDEGLVLYDDQDFHSKNPKDQKDIRKNIGMLFQSSALFDSMNVEENVSFPLKMFTSQSPEEIKERVNFCLERVNLVDSNQLYPSELSGGMQKRVGIARAIALNPKYLFVDEPNSGLDPLTASVVDKLIQELTVEFEMTTIVVSHDMNSVMNIGDKIMFLYHGKKEWEGTNKEILYSKNKALEEFIFVSDLIKR comes from the coding sequence ATGGGTATAGAAATACGCGATATCAAGAAGGCTTTCGGAGAGAAGCAAGTATTGAAAGGGGTCAGCTTTGAGTTTGAGCAGGGGAAAGTTAATATGATCATAGGAGCGAGTGGAAGTGGGAAGAGTGTCATGCTCAAATCCATCGTAGGACTCCACAAACCTGATGAAGGCCTGGTACTCTATGACGACCAGGATTTCCACAGCAAAAATCCCAAAGACCAAAAAGATATCCGGAAAAATATCGGCATGCTCTTCCAAAGCTCAGCCTTATTTGACTCCATGAATGTAGAGGAAAACGTAAGCTTTCCCCTGAAAATGTTTACCTCCCAATCTCCTGAAGAGATCAAAGAGCGCGTAAATTTTTGCCTGGAAAGGGTCAATCTGGTAGATTCCAACCAACTTTATCCTTCAGAACTTTCGGGCGGGATGCAAAAAAGGGTAGGTATTGCAAGAGCCATCGCGCTGAATCCTAAATATCTTTTTGTGGATGAACCCAATTCCGGTTTGGATCCTCTGACAGCATCTGTCGTTGATAAATTGATCCAGGAGTTGACGGTAGAATTTGAAATGACGACCATCGTTGTATCGCATGACATGAATTCTGTCATGAATATTGGCGATAAGATTATGTTCTTGTACCATGGAAAGAAAGAATGGGAAGGAACCAATAAAGAGATTCTTTATTCCAAAAATAAAGCATTGGAAGAATTCATATTTGTTTCAGACCTGATCAAAAGATAG
- the dapA gene encoding 4-hydroxy-tetrahydrodipicolinate synthase, whose amino-acid sequence MNPFSGTGVALITPFTEDLQVDIPALRRITRNMIQGNIDSLVILGTTGESATLTAEEQKLVIETILEENDGELPIVLGIGGNNTAAVCKKAEAWSKQYKPSAVLSVSPYYNKPSQEGIYQHYKALASSTDASIILYNVPGRTASNVSAETCLRLAHDIENVVAMKEASGDIDQVMKIIAGRPEGFSLLSGDDHLVLPYVSLGGDGIISVTANAFPAKFSEMVRASLSGNWDFARKLHFEMLPLTKLNFAEGNPVGVKSLMNLLGVCKSDVRLPLVKATQDLVNKMQAELSPA is encoded by the coding sequence ATGAATCCTTTTAGTGGTACGGGAGTTGCCCTTATAACTCCTTTTACAGAAGATTTACAGGTAGATATACCTGCTCTTCGTCGCATTACCCGAAATATGATTCAAGGGAATATAGATTCCCTGGTTATTTTGGGTACAACCGGTGAGTCTGCCACCTTGACCGCAGAAGAACAAAAGCTCGTTATTGAAACAATCCTGGAAGAAAATGATGGCGAATTGCCCATCGTTTTAGGTATAGGAGGAAACAATACTGCTGCTGTCTGTAAAAAGGCAGAAGCATGGAGTAAACAATATAAACCCTCGGCTGTCCTTTCGGTCAGCCCTTACTATAATAAACCCTCACAAGAAGGAATATACCAGCACTATAAAGCCCTCGCATCCTCAACAGATGCATCCATTATTCTTTATAATGTACCGGGAAGAACAGCCTCCAATGTCAGTGCCGAAACTTGTCTGAGATTGGCTCATGATATTGAAAATGTGGTAGCGATGAAAGAAGCCTCGGGAGACATTGATCAGGTAATGAAAATCATAGCCGGAAGACCGGAAGGTTTCAGCCTACTCTCCGGAGATGACCATTTGGTCCTACCCTATGTTTCATTGGGAGGCGATGGAATTATCTCGGTTACCGCTAATGCTTTCCCTGCTAAATTTAGTGAAATGGTAAGAGCGTCTCTTTCGGGAAATTGGGATTTTGCGAGAAAGCTTCATTTTGAAATGCTGCCCCTGACCAAACTAAATTTTGCCGAAGGAAACCCTGTAGGAGTCAAATCTCTGATGAATTTACTGGGCGTTTGTAAGTCTGATGTGAGATTGCCTCTGGTTAAAGCTACGCAAGATCTAGTCAACAAGATGCAGGCTGAACTAAGTCCTGCATAA
- a CDS encoding sodium:solute symporter: MNEFATLDWVIVSIYFLILAGIAGWVIRQKQKNTEDYFLAGRNMGWFIVGASIFASNIGSEHVVGLAGSGASDKFPLLIYELHAWIVLMLGWLFLPFYHRAGVFTTPEFLEKRFSPSARWFLSIFSLIAYVLTKVSVTVYAGGIVISTLLNIEFWTGALATVILTGVYTILGGMRAVVYTEALQTVVLILGAIFLTVFGLDAVGGWTELQSTVGPEYMNMWRPNSDPDFPWTFLVISSTIVGIWYWCTDQYIVQRVLTAKNVQEGRRGAIWGGFLKLLPVFIFLIPGVIALALKMKGQLEWDSPDQAFPALLSHVLPPGLRGLVAAGLLAALMSSLASVFNSCSTLFTVDIYQKLNPNKSEAELLRIGRFATGIIVLAGIAWIPIMQNISTVLYEYLQSVQSYIAPPITAIFLLGIFSKRINSRGAMAALASGIVIAAIRIILELTKDSFETGSFLHMLGDTNFLIFSTWFFVFAVLITVVVSLLTPAQAEEDIQGLTLDTVSEEQKILNRQSFNMWDVAASLFVVTIVAYVMFYFS; the protein is encoded by the coding sequence ATGAACGAATTTGCTACCCTCGATTGGGTCATAGTCAGCATATATTTCCTGATTTTAGCAGGAATCGCTGGATGGGTGATCCGACAAAAACAAAAAAATACGGAAGACTACTTTTTGGCCGGACGAAATATGGGCTGGTTTATCGTAGGTGCCTCCATTTTTGCCTCAAATATCGGTTCCGAACATGTAGTGGGCCTGGCGGGTTCAGGAGCTTCAGACAAATTTCCGCTCTTGATTTATGAATTGCATGCCTGGATTGTCTTGATGTTGGGTTGGTTATTTCTTCCTTTCTACCATAGAGCCGGGGTCTTTACCACTCCAGAGTTTTTGGAAAAAAGGTTTAGTCCAAGTGCTCGTTGGTTTTTATCTATTTTTTCTCTGATTGCCTATGTTCTGACGAAAGTTTCTGTGACAGTTTATGCGGGGGGAATAGTAATTTCAACCCTCCTGAATATAGAATTCTGGACGGGCGCCCTTGCCACAGTCATATTAACTGGTGTCTACACAATTTTGGGAGGCATGCGAGCAGTAGTTTATACAGAAGCCTTGCAAACGGTTGTCCTCATCCTTGGAGCAATTTTTCTCACCGTTTTTGGACTGGATGCAGTGGGAGGATGGACTGAACTTCAAAGCACTGTAGGTCCGGAGTATATGAATATGTGGCGTCCCAATTCAGATCCCGATTTCCCCTGGACCTTCCTTGTCATTTCCAGTACGATTGTAGGGATATGGTATTGGTGTACGGATCAATATATCGTTCAAAGGGTATTGACCGCTAAGAACGTCCAGGAAGGACGTAGAGGAGCTATTTGGGGGGGATTCCTCAAACTGCTTCCTGTATTTATCTTCCTGATCCCAGGCGTAATAGCTTTGGCGCTGAAAATGAAGGGTCAATTGGAATGGGATAGTCCGGATCAGGCCTTCCCGGCTTTGTTGAGCCATGTATTACCTCCTGGACTGAGAGGTCTGGTAGCTGCAGGTCTGCTGGCTGCTTTGATGTCCTCTTTAGCCTCCGTCTTTAATTCCTGTTCAACCCTCTTCACCGTTGACATCTATCAAAAGCTGAATCCAAATAAAAGTGAAGCAGAATTGCTGCGAATCGGAAGATTTGCCACAGGAATCATTGTATTAGCCGGTATCGCCTGGATTCCGATCATGCAGAACATCTCTACCGTATTATATGAATACCTCCAATCTGTCCAGTCATATATTGCCCCTCCAATTACTGCAATATTCTTGCTCGGAATTTTCTCCAAGCGCATCAATTCAAGAGGAGCAATGGCTGCTTTGGCTTCAGGTATAGTTATCGCCGCTATCAGAATAATTTTAGAGCTTACGAAAGACAGCTTTGAAACCGGAAGCTTTTTGCATATGCTGGGAGACACCAACTTCCTCATTTTCTCCACCTGGTTTTTCGTCTTTGCAGTACTTATCACCGTAGTAGTTTCTTTACTTACTCCTGCCCAGGCAGAGGAAGATATTCAAGGCCTTACCCTTGATACCGTATCAGAAGAACAAAAAATATTGAATCGCCAGAGCTTCAACATGTGGGACGTTGCAGCCTCTCTCTTTGTAGTTACAATCGTTGCATATGTAATGTTCTATTTTTCCTAG
- a CDS encoding response regulator transcription factor, whose product MNRILLTEDDQSFGYILSEYLTMHDFQVEWVKSGEEALEKLQRNSYQLVILDIMLPGIDGFEIAGHIKKQHKDIPFIFLSAKSLRIDQLKGFKLGAYDYITKPVDEELLVAKIRALIGQTSKLNTPSSYELGSYSFHPDLFQLKREDHVQKLTQRENELLQMFCEHEGRLLDRKKALQEIWGETDEFSRKSMDVFVSHLRKYLSADASIKIENVHGKGFIFSVKR is encoded by the coding sequence ATGAACAGAATCCTCCTGACAGAAGATGACCAGAGTTTCGGCTACATACTTTCCGAGTATCTGACTATGCATGATTTTCAGGTGGAGTGGGTAAAGTCAGGGGAAGAAGCCCTGGAAAAGTTGCAGCGAAACAGCTATCAGCTTGTTATTCTGGATATCATGCTTCCCGGAATCGATGGCTTTGAGATCGCAGGTCATATCAAAAAGCAACACAAAGACATTCCTTTCATTTTCCTCAGTGCCAAATCTCTCCGCATAGATCAGTTGAAAGGCTTTAAACTGGGCGCTTATGATTATATCACAAAGCCGGTAGATGAAGAATTGCTAGTGGCCAAAATACGGGCCCTGATCGGACAGACCTCAAAGTTAAATACGCCTTCGAGCTACGAATTGGGCAGCTATAGCTTTCATCCGGATCTTTTTCAATTGAAACGAGAAGATCATGTCCAAAAACTCACGCAAAGAGAGAATGAGCTCTTGCAGATGTTTTGCGAGCATGAAGGCCGGCTTTTAGACAGAAAAAAAGCCCTACAGGAAATTTGGGGAGAGACGGATGAGTTTAGTCGAAAGAGTATGGATGTTTTCGTTTCTCATCTCAGAAAATACCTTTCCGCAGATGCTTCCATCAAAATCGAAAATGTGCATGGAAAGGGCTTTATTTTTTCGGTGAAGAGATAA